The Dioscorea cayenensis subsp. rotundata cultivar TDr96_F1 chromosome 7, TDr96_F1_v2_PseudoChromosome.rev07_lg8_w22 25.fasta, whole genome shotgun sequence genome includes a region encoding these proteins:
- the LOC120265838 gene encoding uncharacterized protein LOC120265838, with amino-acid sequence MALRSLDNALPASLERPRKAPKISPAKPPLYPSINNENSSLTPPPPKPADQSIEYISSENLAALSDPQNKIKSVLEELESKDWIRVCEALNDVRRLALHHQSLLHPILENVMLVIVKSMKSPRSALCKTSIMASTDIFQSFGYLLPSISEDACAFDHLLLQLLMKASQDKKFVCEEAEKALEAMASFISSLPLIKKLQPCVNHANLRVRAKAAVSISKCVSKMDIETMKEFGLVVLLQIAAELLNDKLPEAREAARSIINSVHNGFSKNNELKVDDESSATTESWQDFCSSNLPPISAQSVAKIVLQ; translated from the exons ATGGCTCTCAGATCTCTCGACAACGCCCTCCCAGCTTCTCTCGAGAGACCTCGGAAGGCTCCCAAGATCTCCCCCGCTAAGCCTCCTCTCTATCCGTCCATCAACAACGAGAACTCATCGCTGACACCACCGCCTCCCAAGCCCGCCGATCAATCCATTGAGTATATATCTTCTGAAAATCTCGCCGCCCTTTCAGATCCTCAGAACAAGATCAAG AGTGTGCTGGAGGAGTTGGAATCCaaagattggattagggtttgtgaAGCTCTGAACGATGTGCGTCGCCTTGCACTGCACCACCAATCCCTCTTGCATCCAATCTT GGAAAATGTTATGCTGGTGATTGTGAAATCAATGAAGAGTCCTCGGAGTGCTCTTTGCAAGACCTCAATCATGGCTTCTACTGATATCTTTCAATCTTTTGGTTATCTACTGCCTTCCATCTCTGAAGATGCTTGTGCTTTTGATCATTTG CTGTTGCAGCTCTTGATGAAAGCATCTCAAGATAAAAAGTTTGTGTGTGAAGAAGCAGAGAAGGCGTTGGAAGCCATGGCAAGCTTCATTTCTTCTCTGCCATTAATCAAGAAGCTTCAACCTTGTGTTAACCATGCAAATCTTAGAGTGAGGGCCAAAGCTGCTGTTTCAATCTCCAAATGTGTCTCGAAGATG GATATCGAGACGATGAAGGAATTCGGGCTCGTCGTACTTCTCCAGATTGCTGCTGAACTCCTGAATGACAAACTACCAGAGGCCAGAGAAGCAGCTCGGAGTATCATCAATTCAGTTCATAATGGATTCTCCAAAAACAATGAACTGAAAGTGGACGATGAAAGTTCGGCAACAACAGAGTCATGGCAGGATTTCTGCTCCTCTAACTTGCCTCCGATCTCAGCCCAATCAGTCGCAAAGATTGTTTTGCAGTAA
- the LOC120265452 gene encoding uncharacterized protein LOC120265452, protein MAVAELTDSINGHWRDRARALQYRIRDRFRIAVDRHRRWSEESDYSVTLRRWVLRLRALLENPSSSVSSSTSLSRYSKFYRKRVDKDVDLIDDSVIARLLQAVAVPLIGNACHVFMHGLNHIQIYGAEKLHQALLQRPKSTPLITVSNHVASVDDPLVIASLLPPNAMLDARNLRWTLCATDRCFKTPMLSAFFRCVKVLPVSRGEGIYQKGMDMAISKLNNGGWVHIFPEGSRSRDGGKSIGSPKRGVGRLVMDADSIPVVIPFVHTGMHDVMPIGSSIPKIGKRVIVLVGDPIHLEDLLQKKDEYQNDSRGVLYDAVSSRIGHRLRELKLLVDRLALEQPFEARDYDMQNTARASGIWQQVDWEAFGIENAMSSDNSQIQNFSLTTAMKENSDQHQRPQSDYRTTIKMGLSYDGGIVSRVRGYMNPSELMGFAARGLFLNGRVLDEHPEDIQESGPSKIWKQFLERNLFSQRSAL, encoded by the exons ATGGCGGTTGCTGAGTTGACCGATAGCATTAATGGTCACTGGAGGGATCGCGCTCGGGCGTTGCAGTACCGGATCCGGGATCGCTTCCGAATCGCCGTTGATCGTCATCGCCGTTGGTCGGAGGAGTCTGATTACTCCGTCACTCTCCGGCGCTGGGTTCTCCGCCTCCGTGCCTTATTGGAGAACCCCTCCTCTTCGGTCTCCTCCTCGACCTCCTTGTCTCGTTACTCCAAGTTTTATCGCAAGCGAG TTGACAAAGATGTTGATTTAATTGATGACTCGGTCATTGCTCGTCTGCTCCAAGCTGTTGCTGTTCCTCTTATTGGGAATGCGTGCCATGTCTTTATGCATGGTCTTAACCATATTCAG ATATATGGGGCTGAGAAGCTACATCAAGCACTATTGCAAAGACCAAAAAGCACACCCCTAATCACG GTCAGCAATCATGTGGCCTCAGTAGACGATCCACTTGTCATTGCGTCTTTACTTCCACCAAATGCAATGTTGGATGCTCGCAATTTAAGATGGACATTGTGTGCAACTGACCGGTGTTTTAAAACTCCAATGCTGTCTGCATTTTTCCGATGTGTAAAAGTTTTGCCTGTGTCTCGTGGTGAAGGTATTTATCAAAAG GGAATGGATATGGCGATATCCAAGCTAAATAATGGTGGATGGGTTCATATATTTCCAGAGGGAAGTCGTTCAAGGGATGGTGGAAAGAGCATTGGCTCCCCCAAGAGAGGGGTTGGAAG ATTAGTGATGGATGCTGACAGCATTCCTGTGGTTATCCCTTTTGTCCATACAGGAATGCATGATGTCATGCCTATAGGATCAAGCATTCCAAAAATTGGCAAAAGG GTGATTGTTCTAGTGGGTGATCCCATCCACTTAGAAGATTTGCTCCAAAAAAAAGATGAATATCAAAATGATTCTAGAGGAGTTCTGTACGATGCTGTTTCATCCAGGATTGGTCATCGCCTCCGAGAGCTCAAACTCCTAGTTGACAGATTAGCCCTAGAGCAACCATTTGAAGCGCGCGATTATGACATGCAGAATACTGCTCGTGCCAGTGGAATCTGGCAGCAGGTAGACTGGGAAGCATTTGGAATAGAAAATGCCATGTCATCAGATAACTCTCAGATTCAGAATTTCTCCCTGACAACAGCTATGAAGGAAAATTCAGATCAGCATCAGCGACCTCAATCTGATTACAGAACAACCATCAAGATGGGTTTGTCCTATGATGGTGGCATTGTCTCGAGAGTCCGTGGCTATATGAATCCAAGTGAGCTTATGGGCTTTGCGGCTAGAGGTTTGTTCTTGAATGGCAGGGTTTTGGATGAACATCCTGAAGATATTCAAGAATCAGGTCCTTCCAAAATTTGGAAGCAATTTCTTGAGAGGAACTTGTTTTCTCAGAGGAGTGCTCTCTGA
- the LOC120265836 gene encoding pentatricopeptide repeat-containing protein At3g05340, translating to MKYGFLSFNFSKISEILSRCGREKHLLFGSSIHGYILKSISNGDHVVVWNSLISMYSKCGQLSNARKVFDEMPLRDTVTWNSMTSAFLAVNELEKGFWYFKALLGCGSCSLDHASMTTMLSVCSGPEFFCTGTMLHSLMVFHGFEQVVSVRNALITAYFNCEKQGSARKVFDEMFEKNVITWTAMVSGLARCAMFKESLVLFQEMRRSCLANSLTYSSSLFACSGMRAVREGQQIHGLVLKSGIVADLCVDSALMDMYSKCGFMDDAYRVFKACEEPDDVFLTVILVGFAQNGLEERAFELFVKIVGKGIKVDANMVSAVLGAFGAYAPFALGKQIHTLVVKKCLEFNVFVCNGLINMYSKCGDLRESLKVFELMTHRNLVTWNSLIAAFARHGHGVEALQLYESMKSEYIEPTDVTFLSLLHACSHVGAIEKGMEFINSMSMVYKIEPRMEHYACVVDMLGRAGLVHEAKRYIEKLSVEPNAVLWQALLGACSIHSNAEVGEYAADRLLLLEPDSAAAYVLLANIYSSRRQWKKRAETILKMKEMNVKKDVGVSWVEIEKNVHCFVVEDKVHHQAEYIYEVLNALAAVIRDQEHVPDKLIFNNLIV from the coding sequence ATGAAATATGGCTTCTTATCTTTCAACTTCTCAAAGATCAGCGAAATCCTCTCCCGTTGCGGAAGAGAGAAGCACCTTCTCTTTGGTTCTTCCATCCATGGCTACATCCTCAAGAGCATCAGCAATGGCGATCATGTGGTTGTTTGGAACTCCCTCATCTCCATGTACTCGAAATGTGGCCAGTTATCTAATGCCAGGAAGGTGTTCGATGAAATGCCTCTTAGAGACACAGTCACTTGGAACTCCATGACATCTGCTTTCCTTGCTGTTAATGAGCTTGAAAAGGGATTCTGGTACTTCAAAGCGTTGCTTGGTTGTGGCAGTTGTAGTTTGGATCATGCGAGTATGACGACAATGCTGTCTGTTTGTTCTGGGCCAGAGTTCTTTTGTACGGGTACCATGTtgcattcattgatggtgtttCATGGGTTTGAGCAGGTGGTTTCTGTAAGAAATGCTTTGATCACCGCCTACTTTAATTGCGAAAAGCAGGGCTCGGCGAGGAAAGTGTTTGATGAGATGTTTGAGAAAAATGTGATCACTTGGACTGCAATGGTTTCAGGGCTCGCTCGGTGTGCTATGTTCAAGGAGAGTTTGGTTTTGTTTCAGGAAATGCGGCGGTCATGTTTAGCCAACTCACTTACTTATTCAAGCTCTTTGTTTGCTTGTTCTGGAATGCGAGCTGTTAGGGAAGGACAACAGATTCATGGACTTGTTTTGAAGTCTGGGATTGTGGCAGACTTGTGTGTTGATAGTGCTTTGATGGATATGTACTCAAAGTGTGGATTTATGGACGATGCATACCGGGTTTTCAAAGCATGTGAAGAACCAGACGATGTTTTTCTTACCGTGATTCTGGTTGGTTTTGCTCAAAATGGTTTAGAAGAAAGAGCTTTTGAACTGTTTGTGAAAATTGTAGGCAAAGGGATTAAGGTTGATGCAAACATGGTCTCGGCCGTCCTAGGTGCATTTGGTGCCTATGCACCATTTGCGTTAGGCAAGCAAATTCACACACTGGTTGTTAAAAAGTGTTTAGAATTCAATGTCTTTGTCTGCAATGGACTCATCAATATGTATTCCAAGTGCGGTGATTTGCGTGAATCCCTCAAAGTTTTCGAGCTAATGACTCATAGAAACTTGGTAACCTGGAACTCTCTGATAGCTGCATTTGCTCGTCATGGCCACGGGGTTGAAGCACTTCAACTCTATGAATCTATGAAGTCGGAATATATAGAGCCAACGGATGTCACATTCCTATCACTGCTTCATGCTTGTAGCCATGTTGGTGCCATTGAGAAGGGTATGGAATTCATAAATTCAATGTCCATGGTTTACAAGATCGAGCCCAGGATGGAGCATTATGCTTGTGTAGTAGATATGCTAGGTCGAGCCGGGCTTGTACATGAAGCCAAAAGATACATAGAGAAATTATCTGTTGAGCCAAATGCGGTGCTTTGGCAGGCATTGCTCGGAGCTTGTAGTATTCACAGTAATGCAGAGGTGGGTGAATACGCAGCAGATCGCCTGCTTCTTTTGGAACCGGACTCTGCTGCTGCTTATGTGCTACTGGCAAATATTTACTCATCTCGAAGACAATGGAAAAAGAGAGCGGAAACTATATTGAAGATGAAAGAAATGAATGTGAAGAAGGATGTTGGTGTGAGTTGGGTTGAAATTGAGAAAAATGTTCACTGCTTCGTTGTAGAGGACAAGGTTCATCATCAAGCTGAATATATTTATGAGGTATTGAATGCATTGGCTGCGGTAATCAGAGATCAAGAGCATGTACcagataaattaattttcaacaaCTTGATTGTTTAA